One Mycolicibacterium goodii genomic region harbors:
- a CDS encoding acyl-CoA dehydrogenase family protein: MEFAYTARLAELKNRARTLTEKIMPFEDECERNNGLSAQSHASIKASVLEAGLQAINTPSEYGGAGLSVLEQVVVQDELGKLTNALWDAVWRPANPLAHATAEQRERYLIPAARGDRRDAVAISEAGAGSDFSSATTTATPDGKGGYIINGQKWFVTVGDVADFLIVLAYIEPEHAPTMFLIDVATPGVKITDVPRYTHTFVYEHPEFTFTDVHVGPEAVLGGVAAGLELTRDWFTEERLMIGARTIGAAERALTLAVEWAKDRVQGGQPLINRQLIQGMIADSVVDITTNRAYTHQIAWEFDHADPTNADQRKTLHAKAATVKLAASEASNRVVDRCVQIFGGRGYIRDYPVERLWRELRVDRIWEGTSEIQRLVIANETNKRGLSALLSFPSAGTDQ, translated from the coding sequence ATGGAATTCGCCTACACCGCGCGACTGGCCGAACTCAAGAACCGTGCCCGCACGCTCACCGAGAAGATCATGCCCTTCGAGGACGAATGTGAACGCAACAACGGCCTCTCAGCGCAATCGCATGCTTCGATCAAAGCCTCGGTGTTGGAGGCTGGTCTACAAGCCATCAACACTCCATCGGAGTACGGCGGTGCCGGACTCAGTGTTCTCGAACAAGTCGTCGTCCAAGACGAACTCGGCAAACTCACCAACGCCTTGTGGGATGCCGTGTGGCGACCGGCCAACCCCCTCGCGCACGCGACCGCCGAACAACGCGAGCGCTACCTGATCCCCGCGGCGCGCGGCGACCGACGCGACGCCGTCGCCATCTCCGAAGCCGGTGCCGGGTCGGACTTCTCCTCGGCGACCACCACGGCCACCCCGGACGGCAAGGGCGGCTACATCATCAACGGCCAGAAATGGTTCGTCACCGTCGGCGACGTGGCCGACTTCCTCATCGTGCTCGCCTACATCGAGCCCGAACACGCGCCCACCATGTTCCTGATCGATGTTGCGACTCCCGGTGTGAAGATCACAGACGTCCCCCGTTACACCCACACCTTCGTCTACGAACACCCCGAGTTCACCTTCACCGACGTCCATGTCGGTCCGGAAGCCGTTCTCGGCGGTGTCGCCGCCGGACTCGAACTCACCCGCGATTGGTTCACCGAGGAGCGCCTGATGATCGGCGCACGGACCATCGGCGCCGCCGAACGCGCACTGACACTCGCCGTCGAATGGGCCAAGGACCGCGTGCAGGGCGGCCAGCCGCTGATCAACCGGCAACTGATCCAGGGCATGATCGCCGATTCGGTCGTCGACATCACCACCAACCGTGCCTACACCCACCAGATCGCGTGGGAGTTCGACCACGCCGACCCGACCAACGCCGACCAGCGAAAGACGCTGCACGCCAAGGCGGCAACGGTGAAGCTCGCCGCCTCAGAGGCCTCCAACCGGGTTGTCGACCGCTGCGTACAGATCTTCGGCGGCCGCGGCTACATCCGCGACTACCCGGTGGAACGTCTCTGGCGCGAACTGCGTGTGGACCGGATCTGGGAGGGCACCTCAGAAATCCAGCGCCTCGTCATCGCCAACGAAACCAACAAACGCGGCCTGAGCGCTCTGCTGAGCTTCCCGTCCGCGGGCACCGACCAGTGA
- a CDS encoding alpha/beta fold hydrolase — translation MSAQNTRTLPEIVVDEAGEQGGTPVLLLHGGGVAGWMWRPLIEQMGSGYRFLVPDLPGHDRSAHTDYESHDQAVDALALILQRCESRPAAVVGFSLGAQLAVLLAVRRPDLVTQVGVISAQAKPSKWPGATLALLRLTAPLAKNEWFGRAQAKELFVPPALFPDYLRTARRLSTRTLLRSVGENMRFTVPPAWAAFTGKTLVLVGERERAIMADSARNLTQDRHDGDFETIAGCGHGAPLQKPRWLAARLRAWLT, via the coding sequence ATGAGCGCCCAGAACACCCGTACGCTCCCGGAGATCGTAGTGGACGAAGCAGGAGAGCAGGGCGGAACGCCGGTGCTGCTGCTCCACGGCGGTGGAGTTGCCGGGTGGATGTGGCGACCGCTGATCGAGCAGATGGGATCCGGATACCGTTTCCTCGTGCCGGATCTACCGGGGCATGACCGCAGCGCCCACACGGACTACGAGTCGCACGATCAGGCAGTCGATGCGCTCGCGCTGATCCTCCAGCGCTGTGAGAGCCGGCCGGCCGCGGTCGTCGGTTTCTCACTCGGCGCCCAACTCGCCGTGCTCCTGGCAGTTCGCCGTCCCGATCTGGTCACGCAGGTCGGCGTCATCAGCGCCCAGGCGAAACCATCGAAATGGCCTGGGGCGACGCTCGCATTGCTGCGCTTGACGGCGCCGCTGGCGAAGAATGAATGGTTCGGCCGAGCCCAGGCGAAAGAACTCTTCGTCCCGCCGGCGTTGTTCCCCGACTACCTTCGAACCGCCCGGCGGCTCTCCACGCGCACACTTCTCAGATCGGTGGGCGAGAACATGCGGTTCACGGTCCCACCCGCGTGGGCCGCATTCACCGGGAAGACTCTGGTCCTGGTGGGCGAGCGGGAACGGGCCATCATGGCAGACTCGGCGCGCAATCTGACACAGGACCGACACGACGGTGACTTCGAAACGATTGCCGGGTGCGGTCACGGCGCTCCGTTGCAGAAGCCGCGCTGGTTGGCAGCGCGGCTACGTGCGTGGCTCACCTGA
- a CDS encoding ABC transporter ATP-binding protein, with translation MASIEIQKLVKEFVDRRGTVTRVIDGIDLTISGETFVSVVGPSGSGKTTLLNIVSGIEPHTSGTVRLSAESRDARVGYVFQDPRLLPWRTVMANLGFVQHERAGWQKRAEHYLDLVGLGHCADRFPAQLSGGQQQRIGIARAFAVEPDVLLMDEPFSHLDAMTSRTLREHLERIWLESRRTVMFVTHDVTEAVQLSDRIVVLAPGGYIHEVIDVELPRPRRASDPAVAVLQAEVLARFEALEKQSPQARPAPHVASRS, from the coding sequence ATGGCATCCATCGAAATCCAGAAACTGGTCAAAGAATTCGTCGACCGGCGCGGCACTGTCACCCGCGTCATCGACGGTATCGACCTGACGATCTCCGGGGAGACCTTCGTCTCCGTGGTCGGTCCGTCAGGCAGCGGCAAGACCACCCTGCTGAACATCGTCTCCGGAATCGAACCACATACCTCGGGAACAGTTCGTCTGAGCGCCGAGTCCCGGGACGCCCGTGTGGGATATGTTTTCCAGGACCCGCGCCTGTTGCCATGGCGAACCGTCATGGCAAACCTCGGGTTCGTCCAGCATGAACGCGCGGGGTGGCAGAAGCGTGCGGAGCACTACCTCGACCTGGTGGGGCTGGGCCACTGCGCCGACCGCTTCCCCGCGCAGCTGTCAGGCGGGCAACAACAACGCATCGGCATCGCAAGAGCTTTCGCCGTCGAACCGGACGTGCTGCTGATGGACGAACCGTTCAGCCACCTCGACGCCATGACCTCTCGCACGTTGCGCGAGCATCTGGAGCGCATCTGGCTGGAATCCCGACGCACGGTCATGTTCGTCACGCACGATGTCACCGAGGCCGTTCAACTGTCGGACCGCATCGTGGTACTCGCCCCGGGCGGATACATCCACGAGGTCATCGATGTCGAACTGCCTCGACCGCGGCGTGCCTCGGATCCGGCAGTGGCGGTATTACAGGCCGAGGTGCTGGCCCGTTTCGAGGCGCTCGAGAAGCAGAGCCCTCAAGCGCGGCCGGCGCCGCACGTGGCGTCGCGGTCTTGA
- a CDS encoding ABC transporter permease, whose product MTVTHTWQRHVRGRGVTALATAAAIVSTLGAWQWAVVVGNRVPPLSETVRRLAAESAVGELWGNLAISMNRFALGLLAAFVVGAAIGVLMGLSRIADLAFSDLNAAALAIPAVIWALLTTMWFGFGWLTPVVTVFLSGVPFVIVNIAKATRAVPVELVLMARSFGVSHPQVLREIVAPAVAGSTVAAVRFAIMSAWNGLLLAEWFGSTSGVGWRARYWYDANQLDGFLAWVLVFILFLVVADLLVLGPIERFTTRWRNA is encoded by the coding sequence ATGACCGTCACCCACACATGGCAACGACACGTGCGTGGCCGCGGTGTCACCGCCTTGGCCACCGCGGCTGCGATCGTCAGCACCCTGGGAGCATGGCAGTGGGCGGTCGTGGTCGGAAACCGGGTACCCCCGCTCAGCGAGACCGTGCGCCGGCTCGCCGCCGAGTCGGCGGTCGGCGAGCTGTGGGGAAACCTCGCCATCAGCATGAACCGCTTCGCACTCGGACTCCTCGCCGCGTTCGTGGTGGGAGCCGCGATCGGTGTTCTGATGGGTCTTTCCCGCATCGCCGATCTCGCCTTCTCCGACCTCAACGCCGCGGCACTGGCCATCCCCGCGGTCATCTGGGCGCTGCTGACCACGATGTGGTTCGGTTTCGGCTGGCTCACCCCCGTGGTGACCGTGTTCCTGTCCGGGGTGCCGTTCGTCATCGTCAACATCGCGAAGGCCACCCGTGCGGTGCCCGTCGAGCTCGTCCTCATGGCACGCTCGTTCGGGGTGTCCCACCCCCAGGTGCTTCGCGAGATCGTGGCACCGGCGGTCGCCGGATCCACCGTCGCAGCAGTGCGTTTCGCGATCATGAGCGCCTGGAACGGGCTGTTGCTCGCAGAATGGTTCGGTTCCACCTCGGGCGTCGGCTGGCGCGCCCGCTACTGGTACGACGCCAATCAACTCGACGGCTTCCTGGCATGGGTGCTGGTGTTCATCCTGTTCCTGGTCGTCGCCGACCTCCTCGTCCTCGGGCCCATCGAACGTTTCACCACCCGCTGGCGCAACGCCTGA
- a CDS encoding enoyl-CoA hydratase/isomerase family protein, with protein MHMETQLLTALRTQEVRTSRAVVVTGGNTVFSAGADVNEIRTLTPDAILAYYRNSGSVYEVFAELPQPTVVAVAGYCLGGGLELSLAGDIRIADETAVFGFPEIQIGILPSSGGVTRAARTLGYGRATDLILRGRRFGAHQALQWGLLTEVTDKGSHIRTALTIAHEIAEHDPLVVSVTKQVIHASPDASQAASLLLERLAYAVLNRTTPTAHAHDEVKQP; from the coding sequence ATGCACATGGAAACCCAACTGCTCACAGCGTTGCGAACGCAGGAAGTCCGAACCAGCCGCGCCGTTGTGGTCACCGGCGGCAACACCGTGTTCAGCGCAGGCGCGGACGTCAACGAAATCCGCACCCTCACACCGGATGCCATCCTTGCCTACTACCGGAACTCCGGTTCGGTCTATGAGGTGTTCGCCGAGCTCCCTCAACCCACCGTGGTCGCCGTAGCGGGTTACTGTCTCGGCGGCGGCCTGGAGCTCAGCCTGGCCGGAGACATCCGGATCGCCGACGAAACGGCCGTCTTCGGCTTTCCCGAAATCCAGATAGGCATCCTGCCTTCCTCGGGCGGCGTCACCCGGGCGGCGCGCACGCTCGGATACGGACGGGCCACCGACCTGATCCTGCGTGGACGCCGATTCGGCGCCCACCAGGCCCTGCAATGGGGTCTCCTCACCGAAGTCACCGACAAGGGCAGCCACATCCGAACAGCACTGACCATCGCCCATGAGATAGCCGAGCACGACCCACTCGTCGTCTCGGTGACCAAACAGGTCATCCACGCCAGTCCCGATGCCTCCCAGGCAGCCTCGCTACTCCTCGAGCGACTGGCCTACGCCGTCCTCAACAGAACCACGCCCACCGCCCACGCCCATGACGAAGTGAAACAACCATGA
- a CDS encoding GNAT family N-acetyltransferase, producing the protein MTPAFAERVSARRMTRADWEWISEWFGDEELNARLGPLDDEWLEHVLSERDGVQLVVTAAGGAAVALVGCAWDPAGEAHVITDLAVCPWMRRSGIGGRALTSVLTWAAHPPTKRWIAFVDPDNHAAFEFFSANRWRLNGLDDGMHRFECDM; encoded by the coding sequence ATGACACCGGCTTTTGCGGAACGCGTGTCCGCGCGGCGGATGACACGCGCCGATTGGGAGTGGATCTCGGAGTGGTTCGGCGACGAGGAACTCAACGCCCGGTTGGGTCCGCTCGACGATGAGTGGCTCGAGCACGTCTTGTCGGAGCGCGACGGCGTTCAACTCGTGGTGACCGCTGCCGGTGGCGCTGCGGTGGCGCTTGTGGGGTGTGCCTGGGACCCCGCGGGCGAAGCACACGTGATCACCGACCTCGCCGTCTGTCCCTGGATGCGCCGCTCCGGAATCGGAGGTCGTGCCTTGACGTCGGTACTGACGTGGGCCGCACACCCGCCGACGAAGCGTTGGATCGCTTTCGTCGACCCCGACAATCACGCGGCGTTCGAGTTCTTCTCGGCAAACCGGTGGCGCCTGAACGGCCTTGACGATGGCATGCATCGGTTCGAATGCGACATGTGA
- a CDS encoding MFS transporter produces MNPLDVMDRPAKGGFHTRILVACCGGPFLDGYVMSIIGVALLGVSEQLNPTTAESGLIGAASLIGIFFGATLFGFLTDRIGREKMYALDLVVLVVACALSVFVTAPWQLIVLRFVIGAAIGADYPIATSLLTEFTPTRKRGAMVGMSAVAWSAGAVSAYIVGAIVVAASGGNDNWRWLLATSAILGVIVILARRGIPESPRWLLRQGRISDAEDVVERIYGVRPTLSAITDEPHVESPKRELTQFLRGEYLKRIVMCSMLYLAVVTPLYALLTYLPTILTGFHIQGDGPSGLLVETVIIGLTVAGSILSLYLVEHWGRRPLAVVPLGLMVLPLVGLWLWGDAPLWFVVAAFCAYSFISGGPSILVWIYPNELFPTKFRATAVGLTTGISRFGAATGTYLLPLSISTLGVGITMLFGAILTAAAFATCALLATETKDRSLEEASAIEASPTTPSRSERTPDKRSVV; encoded by the coding sequence ATGAACCCACTCGATGTAATGGACCGCCCCGCCAAGGGCGGCTTCCACACCCGCATCCTGGTGGCCTGCTGCGGCGGCCCGTTCCTCGACGGCTACGTCATGAGCATCATCGGCGTGGCACTGCTCGGAGTCTCCGAACAACTGAACCCCACCACCGCCGAAAGCGGCCTGATAGGGGCAGCGTCGTTGATCGGTATCTTCTTCGGGGCCACTCTGTTCGGTTTCCTCACCGACCGCATCGGCCGCGAGAAAATGTACGCCCTCGACCTCGTGGTCCTTGTCGTCGCGTGCGCGCTCTCCGTTTTCGTCACCGCCCCATGGCAACTCATCGTCCTGCGGTTCGTCATCGGCGCGGCCATCGGCGCCGACTATCCCATCGCCACCTCGCTGCTGACCGAGTTCACCCCCACCCGCAAACGCGGAGCCATGGTGGGAATGTCGGCGGTGGCCTGGTCGGCCGGCGCCGTCAGCGCCTACATCGTCGGAGCCATCGTCGTCGCCGCGTCCGGAGGCAACGACAATTGGCGCTGGCTTCTGGCCACCAGCGCCATCCTCGGTGTGATCGTCATCCTGGCACGTCGCGGCATCCCGGAATCCCCCCGCTGGCTGCTACGTCAGGGGCGGATCTCCGACGCTGAAGACGTCGTCGAACGGATCTACGGCGTGCGTCCCACGCTCAGCGCAATCACCGACGAACCCCACGTCGAGTCCCCGAAAAGGGAACTCACGCAGTTTCTCCGCGGCGAGTACCTCAAACGCATCGTCATGTGCTCAATGCTGTACCTGGCTGTTGTCACCCCGTTGTACGCCCTGCTCACATACCTGCCGACGATCCTCACCGGCTTCCACATCCAAGGCGACGGCCCCAGCGGACTCCTCGTGGAAACCGTCATCATCGGGCTCACCGTCGCCGGCTCCATCCTGTCGCTGTACCTTGTCGAACACTGGGGCCGGCGCCCACTCGCCGTTGTCCCGCTCGGTCTGATGGTGCTTCCCTTGGTGGGCCTGTGGCTGTGGGGAGATGCGCCACTGTGGTTTGTCGTCGCGGCGTTCTGTGCATACTCTTTCATCTCCGGCGGTCCCAGCATCCTGGTGTGGATCTACCCGAACGAGTTGTTTCCCACCAAATTCCGAGCGACCGCCGTCGGACTCACCACCGGCATCAGCCGATTCGGCGCAGCGACCGGAACCTACCTGCTGCCCTTGAGCATCTCCACCCTCGGCGTCGGCATCACCATGCTGTTCGGAGCCATCCTCACCGCAGCAGCATTCGCGACATGCGCACTGCTCGCCACCGAAACCAAAGACCGCAGCCTCGAGGAAGCATCCGCGATCGAGGCCTCCCCCACCACGCCCAGCCGATCCGAACGGACGCCCGACAAGAGATCGGTCGTGTGA
- a CDS encoding acetate--CoA ligase family protein, which yields MTTRDLTALFDPKSVAVLGASNDETKYGNWMSVQALRMTGTRPVYLINRRGDSVLGQPPLRSLAEVDGAVDLVAITVPAHSFEAAVEDALAAGARAIVGVTAGFAELGPEGRALQDRVVDRVRSAGAVLLGPNCLGVIDSTTNLTFASNPLPGGRVALLSQSGNMALEVSGFLQSRGHGFSRFASLGNQADLGVADLIDSCVAHDGTDLIALYCEDFGDGRSFVSAAAAAAAANKPVLLLTVGGSEASVRGAQSHTGALTSDSAVIDAACHAAGIYRVTSPRQLADVAATLLTYGRRRVHRVAVIADGGGHAGVGSDVVEANGLSVPRFPTALSTALRPLLPPSAGVTNPVDIAGGGEQDIGCFASVLDAVMSSAEIDSVLLTGYFGGYAEYGEGLARDELDVAARIAAIAQTHQKPLVVHTMHSASKAARVLIDAGVPVFAAVDDASGALAVIDRGTDPRPLPSLPGTAEKPLSSTDYWDARELFRAAGVTFPEAKLVSDAAQARAAAESLGYPVVVKAMGLLHKSDVGGVALGLSDPHAVAEAVEGMRHRLNPPGFCVEAMADLNSGVEIIVGVQRDPRFGPVAMVGLGGVYTEVLADVAFALAPVDSGAARALLESLRASALFTGLRGRAPVDLDAAARAIAAITEVAVTHPEITELEINPLLLTPDHALGLDARIVLDNQPTH from the coding sequence GTGACCACCCGCGATCTCACGGCGCTTTTCGACCCCAAGTCGGTCGCTGTGCTCGGTGCGAGCAACGACGAAACCAAATACGGCAACTGGATGAGTGTGCAGGCGCTACGGATGACCGGCACCCGCCCGGTCTACCTGATCAATCGCCGCGGTGACTCAGTACTCGGTCAGCCACCGCTGCGAAGTCTCGCCGAGGTCGACGGTGCGGTAGACCTGGTTGCCATCACGGTTCCGGCCCATAGCTTCGAGGCCGCGGTCGAAGATGCCTTGGCGGCCGGGGCGCGCGCCATCGTGGGGGTGACAGCAGGATTCGCTGAACTCGGCCCAGAGGGACGAGCGCTTCAGGATCGCGTCGTCGACCGGGTACGGTCGGCGGGCGCGGTTCTGCTCGGCCCCAACTGCCTTGGCGTCATCGACTCCACGACCAACCTGACCTTCGCCTCGAATCCGCTGCCCGGTGGCCGCGTCGCACTGCTGTCCCAAAGCGGCAACATGGCCTTGGAGGTCAGCGGTTTCCTGCAGTCGCGCGGTCACGGCTTCTCACGATTCGCCTCCTTGGGCAACCAGGCCGATCTGGGCGTCGCCGATCTCATCGACTCCTGCGTCGCCCACGACGGCACCGACTTGATCGCCCTCTATTGCGAGGATTTCGGTGACGGGCGCTCCTTCGTTTCCGCGGCCGCCGCAGCAGCAGCCGCCAACAAACCGGTGCTTTTGCTGACCGTGGGAGGCAGCGAAGCGTCCGTTCGTGGGGCACAATCGCACACCGGCGCTCTCACCTCCGACAGCGCCGTCATCGACGCGGCCTGCCACGCCGCAGGCATCTACCGGGTCACCAGCCCGCGTCAACTCGCCGACGTGGCGGCAACCTTGCTCACCTACGGACGCCGGCGGGTCCACCGCGTCGCCGTCATCGCCGACGGCGGCGGCCACGCCGGCGTCGGCTCAGATGTGGTGGAAGCGAACGGCCTGTCGGTGCCCCGGTTTCCGACTGCGTTGAGCACAGCCCTGCGGCCACTGCTCCCCCCGTCCGCCGGTGTGACCAATCCCGTCGACATTGCCGGCGGCGGCGAACAGGACATCGGCTGCTTTGCTTCCGTGCTCGACGCCGTAATGTCGAGCGCTGAGATCGATTCGGTTCTTCTCACGGGATATTTCGGCGGATACGCCGAATACGGTGAGGGTCTGGCCCGTGACGAACTCGACGTCGCCGCCCGCATCGCCGCGATCGCGCAGACCCACCAGAAGCCCCTCGTGGTCCACACCATGCACTCGGCCAGCAAGGCCGCACGGGTCCTCATCGACGCCGGGGTTCCGGTATTCGCCGCGGTCGACGACGCTTCCGGAGCCCTGGCAGTCATCGATCGCGGCACCGATCCACGCCCCTTGCCGTCCCTTCCCGGCACGGCCGAGAAACCACTGTCGTCGACCGACTACTGGGACGCGCGCGAACTGTTTCGCGCCGCGGGTGTGACCTTCCCAGAAGCCAAGCTGGTCTCAGATGCTGCCCAAGCCCGCGCGGCAGCGGAATCGTTGGGTTATCCGGTCGTCGTCAAAGCCATGGGATTACTGCACAAGTCGGATGTCGGCGGTGTGGCACTGGGGTTGTCCGATCCCCACGCCGTTGCCGAAGCTGTCGAGGGTATGAGGCACCGCCTGAACCCGCCCGGTTTCTGCGTCGAAGCCATGGCCGACCTGAACAGCGGTGTCGAGATCATCGTCGGTGTCCAGCGCGATCCCCGCTTCGGCCCAGTCGCGATGGTCGGTTTGGGGGGCGTTTACACCGAGGTCCTCGCCGATGTGGCGTTCGCCCTCGCTCCCGTCGACTCAGGCGCAGCACGTGCCCTGCTGGAAAGCCTGCGGGCCTCCGCCTTGTTCACCGGGCTGCGCGGTCGCGCGCCCGTTGATCTCGACGCCGCGGCGCGTGCCATCGCCGCGATCACCGAGGTCGCCGTCACTCACCCTGAGATCACCGAACTCGAAATCAACCCGCTGTTGCTCACACCGGATCACGCGCTCGGCCTCGACGCGCGCATCGTCCTCGACAACCAACCCACCCACTAA
- a CDS encoding SDR family NAD(P)-dependent oxidoreductase, with the protein MLRDDALKGTVALVTGGGTGIGRATALDLARSGSDVVVAGRRREPLEKTVADIELLGRRALAVPTDIRDDEQVSALVEHTLAKFGRIDILVNNAGGQFAAPAEEITSKGWRAVHRLAVDATWSVTRDVAVNAMIPQRSGVVFFIAFSPRRGIPTFVHATSARAALENMASGLALEWSRYGIRTLCVAPGTIATDGMDANYTQEAKDRWSSAIPLGRPGAADEVSAVIAFLASPGARYVTGTTVVVDGGADAWGAGHPVPGLETHP; encoded by the coding sequence GTGCTTCGTGACGATGCACTGAAGGGGACCGTCGCACTCGTCACCGGCGGTGGCACGGGTATCGGCCGGGCAACCGCGTTGGACCTGGCCCGGTCAGGCTCCGATGTCGTGGTCGCCGGGCGCCGGCGCGAGCCGTTGGAGAAGACGGTTGCCGACATCGAACTTCTCGGTCGCCGCGCTCTGGCGGTGCCCACCGACATCAGAGACGACGAACAGGTGAGTGCCCTCGTCGAACACACCCTCGCGAAATTCGGCCGCATCGACATCCTGGTCAACAACGCGGGCGGTCAGTTCGCCGCTCCCGCAGAGGAAATCACGTCAAAAGGATGGCGCGCGGTGCACCGCCTCGCCGTTGACGCGACGTGGTCGGTCACCCGCGACGTCGCCGTCAATGCCATGATCCCCCAGCGCTCAGGCGTGGTCTTCTTCATCGCGTTCTCGCCGCGGCGCGGCATACCGACATTCGTCCACGCCACCTCGGCACGCGCTGCCCTCGAGAACATGGCCTCCGGCCTCGCGTTGGAGTGGAGTCGCTACGGCATCCGCACCCTGTGTGTGGCCCCCGGGACCATCGCCACCGACGGCATGGACGCGAATTACACCCAAGAAGCAAAGGATCGGTGGTCGAGCGCGATACCGCTGGGCCGGCCCGGCGCCGCCGACGAGGTGTCCGCGGTAATCGCCTTCCTGGCATCGCCCGGTGCTCGATACGTCACCGGCACAACTGTTGTCGTCGACGGCGGCGCCGACGCGTGGGGTGCTGGACACCCCGTACCTGGATTGGAGACCCATCCGTGA
- a CDS encoding TetR/AcrR family transcriptional regulator — protein MRQPSRRDLTRQSECDLVESVVRPAEEVVGVTTQINEDVRRTAILDAAAQLIAERGYHAVRIADIAALVGTSTGAVHYYFPGKQEVLTAALQHAVDRSFDRQSVELVKIDNAHQRLLKLFDMQLPRPGPVRDEWSIWMQFWAEATIRPELRPVHNTYYARWHETVSRIVKRGQRQGVFRSDIDPETVAKRLTALTDGVAIQVVTGAPDMTVSAMKEFLVQFVQDELLRRP, from the coding sequence GTGCGGCAACCTTCCCGCCGCGATCTGACTCGCCAGTCAGAGTGCGATCTGGTTGAATCAGTCGTAAGACCAGCCGAGGAGGTGGTGGGAGTTACTACGCAAATCAATGAGGACGTTCGGCGCACCGCCATTCTGGATGCGGCAGCGCAGCTCATCGCCGAACGTGGCTATCACGCGGTACGCATCGCCGACATCGCTGCCCTGGTGGGTACCAGCACCGGCGCGGTGCACTACTACTTTCCCGGCAAGCAAGAAGTGCTGACCGCGGCGTTGCAGCACGCCGTGGATCGCTCCTTTGACCGGCAAAGTGTCGAACTGGTGAAAATCGACAATGCCCATCAGCGGCTGTTGAAGCTGTTCGACATGCAACTGCCTCGCCCGGGTCCGGTCCGGGATGAATGGTCCATCTGGATGCAGTTCTGGGCTGAGGCGACGATCCGGCCCGAGCTGCGCCCGGTCCACAACACGTACTATGCCCGCTGGCACGAAACGGTGAGCCGAATCGTCAAGCGCGGACAACGACAAGGCGTCTTTCGGTCCGACATCGATCCTGAAACCGTCGCCAAGCGCTTGACCGCCCTCACCGACGGTGTGGCCATCCAAGTCGTCACCGGCGCACCCGACATGACCGTGTCGGCCATGAAGGAGTTCCTCGTGCAGTTCGTCCAGGACGAACTGCTGCGGCGCCCATGA
- a CDS encoding LLM class flavin-dependent oxidoreductase, whose product MTDQAPRLGCVFLPQNPPERLAATARIADDAGLDELWVWEDCFLAGGISAAAIALSNSRRLTVGIGVAPVPMRNPALTAMEIATLTRAFPGRVRVGLGHGVQDWMAQIGARVDSPMTLLREHLTCVGALLRGETVTFDGRYVQLRDVALDWPPTLDTELLVAAVGPKTLRLSGELGTGTVITQGTSPADLRAAVAHVREGNALRGRGPSSIVTYLLCATGPNAASQMAAEYQRWDLDEANDVSVQGTAEEIANGLARWTAAGADTLVLQPPVDADIEAFVAFVGRELTPLVN is encoded by the coding sequence ATGACCGATCAGGCACCGCGCCTCGGGTGCGTATTTCTTCCGCAGAACCCACCTGAGCGCTTGGCGGCGACCGCGCGAATCGCCGATGACGCCGGATTGGACGAGCTCTGGGTCTGGGAAGACTGCTTTCTGGCCGGCGGTATCTCGGCAGCTGCTATTGCACTGTCGAACAGTAGGCGCTTGACCGTCGGGATCGGTGTGGCCCCGGTACCCATGCGCAATCCCGCGTTGACGGCGATGGAGATCGCGACGCTGACGCGTGCGTTCCCCGGGCGCGTCCGCGTTGGCCTGGGGCACGGAGTCCAGGATTGGATGGCTCAGATCGGCGCAAGAGTTGACTCCCCGATGACGCTGCTGCGCGAACACCTGACCTGCGTCGGTGCGCTGCTGCGTGGCGAAACCGTCACGTTCGACGGTCGATACGTACAGCTGCGCGATGTGGCGCTGGATTGGCCACCGACCTTGGACACCGAACTACTGGTCGCTGCGGTAGGTCCGAAAACGTTGCGGCTCAGTGGGGAACTGGGAACCGGCACAGTCATCACCCAGGGAACGAGTCCTGCGGATCTACGAGCGGCCGTGGCACACGTGCGCGAAGGAAACGCACTGCGCGGTAGGGGTCCATCGTCCATCGTGACCTATCTGCTGTGCGCAACGGGCCCGAACGCGGCGTCGCAGATGGCCGCCGAGTATCAGCGGTGGGACCTGGACGAAGCCAATGATGTGAGTGTGCAAGGCACCGCAGAGGAAATCGCCAACGGTCTGGCAAGGTGGACCGCCGCGGGTGCAGACACCCTCGTGTTGCAGCCACCCGTTGACGCAGACATCGAGGCGTTCGTCGCCTTCGTCGGCAGAGAACTGACACCTCTGGTCAACTGA